A stretch of DNA from Plasmodium cynomolgi strain B DNA, scaffold: 1065, whole genome shotgun sequence:
CACACTATAatgtaactttttatttatagtaCAATGTTGCAGGTTCATTTACTAATTACGAAAATCAATTGTCTTGCGAACAGGATAAAGAGGTTGAATTAAACGCAATTCTTACCGGTAATTGTGATGGTTTTACTAGTTCACTTTTAAAATCGACTAAATGTGAATCTGTTTCTGCATGCAGGGCagttgaaaaatttttaaataatttacaattaAATCATGATCCTTCTTATACTGAAAATGGATtcaaatatatgtactattggttatatgcTGATGTACTGAATAGTGATCCAAGCCATATCGAAATGGTTGAATTGTATAAGAAACTGATTGATCAATACGACACTTCTAccatatatgaaaaatataaaaatcaaTTGAACGAGAAAAAATCCGAAAATCTTATAAAcctttttactttatataataattttaataaagttGAAGTTCATTCTACACCTAATGCAGAAAAATGTGACTGTGCTAAAAAATGCGCTATCACATATATGGATTACATAGTTCAATGTCATAATGATAATGACCAAGATTTTTGTAATGAATTAGAAAACTTTCGATTAAGATATAATAATCGTCTCAAATCAATAGAAAATTGCaatgaattaaaagaattaccATCATTCCAAGGATCTTCACTAGCTGCTACCATTTCACTCCCAGTTTCTATAATGTCAATAATAtcattcttttcatttattacgTACAAGGttggtatattttttgtacaaaattaataacccctttttaaaatttatggtGT
This window harbors:
- a CDS encoding hypothetical protein (putative), whose protein sequence is SFTNYENQLSCEQDKEVELNAILTGNCDGFTSSLLKSTKCESVSACRAVEKFLNNLQLNHDPSYTENGFKYMYYWLYADVLNSDPSHIEMVELYKKLIDQYDTSTIYEKYKNQLNEKKSENLINLFTLYNNFNKVEVHSTPNAEKCDCAKKCAITYMDYIVQCHNDNDQDFCNELENFRLRYNNRLKSIENCNELKELPSFQGSSLAATISLPVSIMSIISFFSFITYKVGIFFVQN